From the Desulfosarcina sp. BuS5 genome, one window contains:
- a CDS encoding adenosylcobinamide amidohydrolase: MKYRKIFLTLIIILFFYASAAFPYPFSFTDHAGNKTTITARPSNVVSLVPSVSEIICKIGAADVLKGVTWHSTLPPEIAKKDVIGGFFSPSLAKIENIQPDIIFAARIQKNVIKRFSNGKQILIDLETDSINDSYDNIMLLGRIFDKEHEAAAIVKKNRDELKMIAGKVARIPLSERKRVMRLMGRKSIMTPGDDSFQNEIIRAAGGITPVLGKKGNIVPVTKEEWIAFNPQVIYGCGGDKGAADKFFRLPGWKDVDAVKNKRIYNFPCALTCRASTNTGYFVSWLSARIYRDEYAESKNRIKPERITENRSIEIDLEYIKKAGIAYSNIYDFPNKTLIVDFKRPMKVVSTLEGARTGITSVGNHYSPPPCWGIGHQCGLASLRSRIYKVIEKNEATASFLFTGADMDNLAVKMENFKEMKVYALVTAGVMSNAVRMSKSNGNYYEPGTINITILTNMKLTDRAMTRAIISATEAKTAALLDLDIRSSYNAKEYRATGTGTDNIIVVQGAGTLIDNTGGHTKMGELIAKSAYEGVKEAIYKQNGIVASRNIFQRLKDRKINIFGLVTEIECDCNMKKNDLSTEVEKILLDRKYSGFLKAALVISDDYEKGLLSDLSAYKLWAENISFEIAGRNIEEDKDFVGNAAMPLVLKTALNAIINGAFYKIK; encoded by the coding sequence ATGAAATACAGAAAAATTTTCTTAACTCTCATTATAATACTCTTTTTTTATGCGAGCGCGGCATTCCCCTACCCTTTCTCCTTTACTGATCATGCCGGTAATAAAACCACAATTACAGCCAGACCTTCCAATGTTGTTTCACTTGTGCCGTCGGTGAGTGAAATAATCTGTAAAATAGGCGCGGCTGATGTCCTTAAAGGTGTTACATGGCACAGTACGCTGCCCCCGGAAATCGCAAAAAAAGATGTCATCGGGGGCTTTTTTTCACCAAGCCTGGCTAAAATAGAAAATATTCAACCGGATATTATTTTCGCAGCCCGGATCCAGAAAAATGTAATAAAGCGTTTCAGTAATGGGAAACAGATTCTTATAGACCTGGAAACAGATTCCATTAATGACAGCTATGACAATATCATGCTTCTGGGCAGGATATTCGATAAGGAACATGAAGCCGCCGCTATCGTAAAAAAGAACAGAGACGAACTGAAAATGATAGCCGGAAAAGTTGCCCGGATACCTCTTTCTGAAAGAAAAAGAGTCATGCGGCTGATGGGGCGTAAATCAATAATGACCCCGGGAGATGATTCCTTTCAAAATGAAATAATCAGAGCGGCCGGCGGAATTACGCCTGTTCTGGGCAAAAAAGGGAATATCGTGCCTGTTACAAAAGAAGAATGGATCGCGTTTAATCCCCAGGTTATCTATGGCTGCGGAGGCGATAAGGGAGCGGCTGATAAATTTTTCAGACTGCCAGGCTGGAAGGATGTGGATGCGGTCAAAAACAAACGAATATATAACTTCCCATGCGCTCTTACCTGCCGGGCCTCGACCAACACCGGATATTTTGTCTCCTGGCTCTCCGCCCGCATTTATAGAGATGAATATGCAGAGAGCAAAAACCGGATAAAACCTGAAAGAATTACAGAGAATAGAAGCATTGAAATAGATTTGGAATATATAAAAAAAGCAGGAATTGCATACAGCAATATTTATGATTTTCCCAACAAGACCCTTATCGTAGATTTTAAGAGACCGATGAAGGTTGTATCGACCCTGGAGGGTGCACGGACAGGGATAACTTCGGTAGGCAACCATTATTCACCTCCACCGTGCTGGGGAATAGGCCATCAATGCGGCCTTGCATCCTTGAGATCCCGTATTTACAAGGTGATCGAAAAAAACGAGGCCACCGCAAGTTTTCTTTTCACAGGCGCGGATATGGATAACCTTGCAGTAAAAATGGAAAATTTTAAAGAAATGAAGGTTTATGCCCTGGTTACTGCCGGAGTTATGTCAAATGCCGTGCGCATGTCGAAAAGTAATGGAAATTATTATGAACCCGGCACTATCAATATAACAATTTTAACCAACATGAAACTGACAGACAGAGCCATGACAAGGGCCATTATATCCGCCACCGAAGCAAAAACAGCCGCGCTGCTCGATCTTGATATCAGGAGCAGCTATAATGCCAAGGAATACAGGGCAACCGGAACAGGAACCGATAATATTATTGTGGTACAGGGCGCAGGAACTCTGATCGATAACACCGGAGGCCATACAAAAATGGGGGAACTGATCGCCAAAAGCGCTTATGAAGGAGTGAAAGAAGCAATATATAAGCAGAACGGCATTGTTGCTTCCCGCAACATTTTTCAGCGGCTCAAGGATCGTAAAATAAACATATTCGGTTTAGTCACGGAAATCGAATGTGACTGCAACATGAAAAAAAACGACCTGAGTACTGAGGTTGAAAAAATTCTGCTTGACCGGAAATATTCCGGTTTTCTTAAGGCCGCGCTTGTTATCAGCGATGATTATGAAAAAGGGCTGTTGTCGGACCTGAGTGCATATAAACTCTGGGCAGAAAATATATCTTTTGAGATAGCCGGCCGGAATATCGAGGAGGATAAAGATTTTGTCGGAAATGCTGCAATGCCGCTTGTGCTGAAAACAGCCCTTAATGCTATTATAAACGGCGCCTTTTATAAAATAAAATAA
- a CDS encoding IS4 family transposase, which translates to MDIFNIPKKNFNPQSHARFLKPLQKIFPDTPQLKSRGHRPLKMTFEDQLHALIFFHLQEHESARDLIQHLKEDDFAKECVAPDGGISRSSFSEIINSRGLEQLEYVFQALCSQAQNALPSNYSDLGELVSIDGSLIDAVLSMYWADYRKGAKKAKGHFGFDVNRKIPIKIHLTNGNGAERPFVRSILTKGQTGIMDRGYQSHKDFDLLQDEKKHFVCRIKAKTTRTIIKEQPVDPDSYIFYDAVVLLGTPGVNQTRKPVRLVGYKIAGVKYFVATDRYDLTAEQVATVYKLRWDIETFFKWWKKHLKVYHLIAHSRYGLMVQILAGLITYLLMAIYCHEQFNEPVSIKRIRQLRNTIQNELRTDEKNVWSNNLIIKEQMLYAKT; encoded by the coding sequence ATGGACATATTCAATATCCCAAAAAAGAATTTTAATCCCCAATCTCATGCTCGATTTCTCAAACCTTTGCAAAAGATTTTTCCTGACACGCCACAGCTTAAATCCCGAGGTCACAGGCCATTGAAAATGACTTTTGAAGATCAGCTTCACGCACTGATATTTTTCCATCTACAAGAACATGAATCAGCTCGTGATCTTATTCAACACCTTAAAGAAGACGATTTTGCCAAAGAATGTGTCGCTCCAGATGGAGGGATCAGTCGTAGCAGTTTTTCCGAAATTATCAATTCTCGAGGGCTTGAACAGCTTGAATATGTTTTTCAAGCTCTTTGCAGCCAGGCACAAAATGCTTTACCATCAAATTATTCAGATCTCGGTGAACTCGTTTCCATTGATGGATCTTTAATTGATGCAGTTCTGTCCATGTACTGGGCTGATTACAGAAAAGGCGCTAAAAAAGCAAAAGGCCATTTCGGCTTTGATGTCAATCGCAAGATTCCTATAAAAATTCATCTGACAAATGGAAATGGCGCTGAACGCCCCTTTGTCAGGTCTATCCTTACAAAAGGCCAAACAGGAATCATGGATCGGGGGTATCAATCACATAAGGATTTTGATCTTCTTCAGGATGAAAAAAAACATTTTGTTTGCCGCATCAAAGCGAAAACAACAAGAACTATTATCAAAGAGCAGCCTGTTGATCCCGACAGCTATATTTTTTATGATGCTGTGGTTCTTCTTGGCACTCCTGGGGTAAACCAGACCAGAAAGCCGGTTCGACTGGTTGGTTATAAAATTGCCGGTGTCAAATATTTTGTGGCAACTGATCGTTATGATCTTACAGCCGAGCAGGTTGCAACCGTTTATAAGCTTAGATGGGATATCGAAACTTTTTTCAAATGGTGGAAGAAACATTTAAAAGTGTACCACTTGATTGCTCACAGTAGATATGGCCTGATGGTTCAAATCCTTGCGGGGTTAATAACCTACCTGCTTATGGCCATATACTGCCATGAACAGTTTAATGAACCTGTATCAATAAAGAGGATTCGTCAGCTTAGAAATACCATCCAGAACGAATTACGTACTGACGAAAAAAACGTATGGTCTAATAATCTGATTATCAAAGAGCAAATGCTATATGCAAAAACTTAA
- a CDS encoding sirohydrochlorin cobaltochelatase — MNRTAGKTPILLAAFGTTSKAIETYSFIDDIVKKRFPGHEVLWSYSSRMVKDRIKKKNNTELKHPHQVLSELKSRGFAWAAVQSMHLMCGHEFYRLVDEAKECEIRTSIGLPLLYSPIDYKKVLAALDYLIPSVKEDAVVFIGHGTDHSAWAAYAALLNMLRESGKSNAYVGVVEEGHASMEEVVIAVSRAGYKHVRLVPLMLVAGVHFMEDMAGNENSWKIAFEAKNISVSLEQDGLGLNNSIIEIFCQHIHDALDVIPSGQ, encoded by the coding sequence ATGAATAGAACAGCAGGAAAAACACCCATTCTCCTGGCAGCTTTCGGCACCACCTCCAAAGCCATTGAAACATATTCTTTTATCGACGATATTGTAAAAAAAAGATTTCCAGGCCATGAAGTATTATGGTCTTATTCGTCCAGAATGGTTAAAGACCGGATAAAGAAAAAAAATAATACCGAGTTAAAACATCCCCATCAGGTTCTGTCTGAATTAAAGTCCCGGGGCTTCGCCTGGGCTGCGGTTCAATCCATGCACCTGATGTGCGGACATGAATTTTACCGCCTGGTGGATGAGGCCAAAGAATGCGAGATAAGAACATCAATAGGCCTGCCCCTGCTCTACTCGCCCATAGACTACAAAAAGGTCTTGGCAGCGCTCGATTATTTAATTCCTTCCGTAAAAGAGGATGCAGTCGTATTTATCGGTCACGGCACTGATCATTCAGCCTGGGCAGCCTATGCCGCCCTTTTGAATATGCTGCGCGAGTCCGGCAAATCGAATGCCTATGTCGGAGTTGTGGAGGAAGGACACGCCTCAATGGAAGAAGTTGTCATAGCAGTCAGCCGGGCGGGATATAAGCATGTGCGGCTCGTGCCTTTGATGCTTGTGGCCGGAGTCCATTTTATGGAAGACATGGCCGGCAACGAAAATTCATGGAAAATAGCATTTGAAGCAAAAAATATTTCCGTATCACTGGAGCAGGATGGATTAGGCCTTAACAACAGTATTATAGAGATATTCTGCCAACATATTCATGATGCCCTTGATGTTATTCCATCAGGGCAATAG
- a CDS encoding AAA family ATPase: protein MKYPYGIADFRSIIREKYFYCDRTDKIPLLENTKSQLFIRPRRFGKSLVLSMLENYYDVAKKDEFEEIFGGLKIGKNPTDLRNSYFILKLDFSCVDPTGSAEDVKKALFNHINACIIEFYKVYNYKGFELPAIEIDREDALFSMKSLITSARMTPYPVYLLIDEYDNFANTVMMGVQSSEGRYKALVHEEGPLRTFFKAVKASTSSSMFDRVFITGVSPVVMSDITSGYNIAENIYFEPEFNDLCGFKQNEIEDVLKKIVDECGFEKEKIKEAVSLMQTYYNGYIFSHTADEQIYNPTLCLYFFKQFEKSCNYPREMLDDNLAVDEAKLKYIAQIPKGSDLLMSLMEKEQQVVAAKISKRFGIEEMLTDKSRDNTFLVSFLYYFGVLTIAGDTEDLQVILKVPNLVMQSLYVERVQKMLLPEPDDRDNGKLAAEKVYQKGDMAPLCRFMEERYFKVFHNRDYRWANELTVKTAFLTLLYNDIIYIMDSEKEIDRRYADLTMIIRPDKRYGKIFDVLIEFKFIKLKDAGISAEQAKKLSEDELCSLSEIVKQMKDGKKQVKEYGKKLEQRHGNLRLQKFVVAALGFERVCFKKI, encoded by the coding sequence ATGAAATATCCATACGGAATAGCTGATTTTAGAAGTATTATCAGGGAAAAATATTTTTATTGTGACAGAACAGACAAAATTCCCCTGCTTGAAAATACAAAATCTCAGCTCTTTATCCGTCCCAGACGCTTTGGCAAGAGTCTTGTACTTTCCATGCTGGAAAATTACTATGATGTGGCAAAAAAAGATGAATTTGAAGAAATATTTGGTGGATTGAAGATCGGAAAAAATCCCACTGATCTGCGTAATTCATACTTTATTTTGAAGCTTGATTTTTCATGTGTTGATCCCACCGGCAGTGCTGAAGATGTAAAAAAGGCTCTTTTTAATCATATTAATGCATGTATTATCGAATTTTATAAAGTTTATAATTATAAAGGATTTGAACTGCCTGCGATTGAGATTGATCGGGAAGATGCCCTTTTTTCAATGAAATCTCTTATTACTTCAGCCCGCATGACCCCATACCCTGTATATCTTCTCATAGATGAATATGATAATTTTGCAAATACAGTTATGATGGGGGTCCAAAGCTCTGAAGGCAGATATAAGGCTCTTGTGCATGAGGAGGGCCCCCTTAGAACTTTTTTTAAAGCAGTAAAAGCCTCAACTTCAAGCTCTATGTTTGATCGTGTATTTATTACAGGGGTTTCGCCTGTTGTGATGAGCGATATTACAAGCGGATATAATATTGCCGAAAATATCTATTTTGAGCCGGAGTTTAATGATCTGTGCGGATTTAAGCAGAATGAAATTGAAGATGTTCTGAAAAAAATTGTTGATGAATGTGGTTTTGAAAAAGAAAAAATCAAGGAAGCTGTAAGTTTAATGCAGACTTATTATAATGGTTATATTTTTTCCCATACAGCAGATGAACAAATTTATAATCCAACTCTTTGCTTATATTTTTTTAAACAATTTGAAAAATCATGCAACTATCCAAGGGAGATGCTGGATGATAATCTTGCGGTAGATGAGGCAAAGCTTAAATACATTGCTCAAATTCCAAAGGGAAGTGATCTGTTGATGAGCCTGATGGAAAAAGAACAGCAGGTTGTTGCAGCAAAAATCAGTAAACGATTTGGCATAGAGGAGATGCTGACGGATAAATCCCGCGACAATACATTTCTGGTCTCTTTTCTCTATTATTTCGGGGTATTGACCATTGCAGGTGATACAGAAGACTTGCAGGTAATCTTAAAAGTTCCCAATCTCGTTATGCAAAGTCTTTATGTGGAACGGGTTCAAAAGATGCTTTTGCCGGAGCCTGATGACAGGGATAATGGAAAGCTTGCCGCGGAAAAGGTCTATCAAAAAGGGGATATGGCTCCTTTGTGCAGATTTATGGAAGAAAGATATTTCAAGGTTTTTCATAACAGGGATTATAGGTGGGCCAATGAACTGACTGTAAAAACCGCTTTTCTGACTCTTCTTTATAATGATATTATTTATATCATGGATTCTGAAAAAGAGATTGACCGCCGCTATGCAGATCTCACCATGATTATCAGACCTGACAAGAGGTATGGTAAAATATTTGATGTTTTGATTGAATTTAAATTTATAAAGCTCAAAGATGCAGGAATAAGTGCTGAACAGGCAAAAAAGTTGTCTGAAGATGAGCTTTGCAGCCTCTCTGAGATTGTAAAGCAGATGAAAGATGGCAAAAAACAGGTAAAAGAGTACGGTAAAAAGCTTGAGCAAAGGCATGGGAACTTGCGGCTGCAAAAATTTGTAGTGGCGGCACTGGGGTTTGAGAGGGTATGTTTCAAAAAAATATAA